A single Hippocampus zosterae strain Florida chromosome 17, ASM2543408v3, whole genome shotgun sequence DNA region contains:
- the txn2 gene encoding thioredoxin, mitochondrial: MAHRLLARRIWTLSAKEIRRLPASSAALVSTSYSTSLQPSSARVSFLSPSHALPHSLPHASCRQVSFNVQDNEDFTERVINSQLPVLIDFHAQWCGPCKILGPRLEKAVAKQKGRVAMAKVDIDDHTDLAIEYGVSAVPTVIAMRGGDVVDHFVGIKDDDELDSFVSKIIGK; the protein is encoded by the exons ATGGCTCATAGGCTGCTAGCGCGCAGGATTTGGACGCTCTCTGCCAAAGAGATCCGCCGCCTCCCAGCATCTTCCGCCGCCTTGGTCTCCACTTCCTATTCCACCTCCCTGCAGCCTTCCTCAGCCCGGGTCTCCTTCCTCTCCCCTTCACACGCTCTGCCTCACAGTCTTCCTCACGCCTCCTGTCGTCAAGTCTCCTTCAACGTGCAGGACAATGAGGATTTCACAGAGAGGGTCATCAACAGTCAACTGCCAGTACTGATTGACTTTCATGCACA GTGGTGTGGGCCTTGTAAAATCCTTGGACCAAGGTTGGAGAAGGCTGTTGCGAAACAAAAAGGCCGTGTTGCCATGGCGAAAGTCGACATTGACGATCACACAGACCTGGCTATTGAATACGGG GTGTCTGCCGTTCCAACAGTTATCGCGATGAGAGGAGGCGATGTCGTGGACCATTTTGTGGGCATCAAAGATGACGATGAACTGGACTCGTTTGTCAGCAAGATCATCGGGAAATAA
- the si:ch211-106h11.3 gene encoding CCN family member 1: MGILLLLAVMQAVTITLVIAECPAACECASAAPPSCPPGVSYVPDGCGCCKVCAAQLNQDCHEGRPCDHHKGLECNYGNDVGRTHGICRAKAEGRSCEYNGRIYQNGENFRAGCKHQCTCIDGAVGCVPLCPGHVPLASPACPAPRLVKVPGQCCLSVDCHKGTSAAPPLHRRPPPYPFIPYPAYPYAKPYAKPYQKLYHYKPQNRMDTLGNELVEVGGKWDKPRGNKHLAAWRQCAVQTTSWSQCSRSCGMGISSRVTNDNARCKLIKESRLCNIRPCSSMAIPAKKGRKCSRTHKAPEPHRLSYAGCRSTRLHRPNYCGVCRDGRCCWPRRTRTAAVTFACPDGERFTRSVMFIQSCKCSDECHHLNEAAMPPQLWLYGDTHKFID; encoded by the exons ATGGGGATACTGCTGTTACTTGCTGTCATGCAAGCGGTGACTATCACTTTG GTGATCGCAGAGTGTCCGGCGGCGTGCGAGTGCGCGTCCGCGGCGCCGCCGTCCTGTCCCCCGGGCGTCAGTTACGTGCCGGACGGATGCGGCTGCTGCAAAGTGTGCGCCGCGCAGCTGAACCAGGACTGCCACGAAGGACGGCCCTGCGACCACCATAAAGGCCTGGAGTGCAACTACGGCAACGACGTCGGCCGTACCCACGGCATCTGCAGGG CAAAGGCAGAGGGCCGCTCCTGCGAATACAACGGGCGCATCTATCAAAACGGTGAGAATTTTCGAGCCGGCTGCAAGCACCAGTGCACCTGCATCGACGGGGCAGTGGGTTGCGTGCCCCTCTGCCCCGGCCACGTGCCCCTGGCGTCACCCGCCTGTCCGGCCCCACGCCTGGTCAAGGTGCCGGGCCAGTGCTGCCTCAGCGTCGACTGCCACAAGGGAACAAGCGCGGCGCCACCGTTGCACCGCCGACCTCCGCCGTACCCCTTCATCCCGTACCCGGCTTACCCTTACGCAAAGCCGTACGCAAAACCTTATCAGAAGCTCTACCACTACAAACCCCAAAACCGGATGGACACACTGGGAAACGAGCTCGTGGAGGTTGGCGGCAAATGGGACAAGCCGCGCGGCAACAAGCACCTGGCGG CGTGGAGGCAGTGCGCCGTCCAGACCACTTCCTGGTCCCAGTGTTCTCGCAGTTGCGGGATGGGCATTTCCTCTCGCGTTACCAACGACAACGCTCGCTGCAAGCTGATCAAGGAGAGCCGTCTGTGCAACATACGGCCCTGCAGCTCCATGGCGATCCCAGCCAAG AAAGGAAGGAAGTGCTCCCGAACCCACAAGGCCCCCGAGCCGCACCGTCTGTCCTACGCCGGCTGCAGGAGCACTCGCCTGCACAGGCCCAACTACTGCGGAGTGTGCCGAGACGGCCGCTGCTGCTGGCCTCGTCGCACGCGCACCGCCGCCGTCACCTTCGCCTGCCCCGACGGCGAACGCTTCACCAGATCGGTCATGTTCATCCAGTCATGCAAGTGCAGCGACGAGTGTCACCATCTCAACGAGGCGGCCATGCCCCCGCAGCTATGGCTCTACGGAGACACACACAAGTTCATTGACTAG
- the LOC127589586 gene encoding ATP-dependent RNA helicase DDX39A, with product MSENDVDNELLDYEDDDEPQRAPEGGAPTGKKDVKGSYVSIHSSGFRDFLLKPELLRAIIDCGFEHPSEVQHECIPQAILGMDILCQAKSGMGKTAVFVLATLQQLEPVDGQVAVLVMCHTRELAFQISKEYERFSKYMPAVKSVVFFGGLPIKNDEDVLKKNCPHIVVGTPGRILALVRNKTLSLKNVKHFVLDECDKMLEHLDMRCDVQDIFRITPHEKQVMMFSATLSKEIRPVCRKFMQDPMEVFVDDETKLTLHGLQQYYCKLKDSEKNRKLFDLLDVLEFNQVVIFVKKIQRCIALSQLLVEQNFPAIAIHKGMAQEERLSRYQQFKDFQRRILVATNLFGRGMDIERVNIVFNYDMPEDSDTYLHRVARAGRFGTKGLAITFVSDESDAKTLNDVQDRFEVNVAELPDEIDISSYIEQSR from the exons ATGTCTGAGAACGATGTCGACAATGAGCTGCTCGACTACGAAGATGACGATGAACCTCAAAGAGCACCCGAGGGTGGAGCCCCCACCGGCAAGAAGGACGTGAAGGGATCCTATGTTTCAATCCACAGTTCGGGCTTCAGGGACTTCTTGCTCAAACCTGAGTTACTTCGTGCCATCATTGACTGTGGCTTTGAACATCCATCTGAAG TCCAGCACGAATGCATCCCACAAGCCATCCTGGGCATGGACATCCTTTGCCAAGCCAAATCGGGTATGGGCAAGACAGCCGTGTTTGTTTTGGCCACTCTTCAACAGCTTGAACCAGTCGATGGACAG GTAGCAGTGTTAGTCATGTGCCACACGCGAGAGCTGGCCTTCCAGATCAGCAAAGAATACGAGCGCTTCTCCAAGTACATGCCCGCGGTCAAATCGGTGGTGTTCTTCGGAGGGCTGCCCATCAAGAATGACGAGGACGTGCTGAAAAAGAACTGCCCCCACATCGTGGTTGGAACGCCGGGCCGCATCCTGGCTCTCGTCCGCAACAAAACGCTCAGCCTGAAGAACGTCAAGCATTTTGTCCTGGATGAGTGTGACAAAATGTTGGAGCATCTTG ACATGCGGTGTGACGTCCAGGACATCTTCAGAATCACGCCCCACGAGAAACAGGTCATGATGTTTAGTGCCACGCTGAGCAAGGAGATCCGACCGGTCTGTCGCAAATTCATGCAGGAC CCCATGGAGGTGTTTGTCGACGACGAAACCAAACTGACGCTGCACGGCCTGCAGCAGTACTACTGCAAGTTGAAGGACAGTGAGAAGAACCGCAAGCTCTTTGACTTGCTCGATGTCTTGGAGTTTAACCAG gtggtgatcttTGTCAAGAAAATCCAGCGCTGCATCGCCTTGTCGCAGCTTCTGGTGGAGCAGAATTTCCCTGCCATCGCCATCCACAAGGGGATGGCTCAGGAGGAGAG ACTGTCGCGCTATCAGCAATTCAAAGACTTCCAAAGACGCATTTTGGTGGCTACCAACCTCTTCGGCCGAGGGATGGACATCGAGCGAGTCAATATCGTTTTCAACTATGACATGCCAGAAGATTCAGACACTTACTTACACAGG GTCGCCCGCGCCGGTCGATTTGGCACCAAAGGTCTGGCTATAACCTTTGTGTCGGACGAGAGCGACGCCAAGACTCTGAACGACGTGCAGGACCGTTTTGAGGTCAACGTGGCCGAGCTGCCCGACGAAATCGACATCTCCTCTTACA TTGAGCAGTCCAGATGA